Proteins encoded within one genomic window of Candidatus Binatia bacterium:
- a CDS encoding arylesterase: MPGSVRDRRRRFHCDRRSAAPRRLPPLRPRVACLAVLLLCVLACQEETEHPPQVSLERGPEIHDCRRIERIEGQQGELLGVEDITIDPRTGYAYLSSHDRRHWRTRGGIYGFDLSKKPLPDAAEPLTPDMPPIFRPHGISLATGKNGDWLFVVNHAGDKDHRIERFAVRGRALVYEPPAVAGPELTSPNDVYAVDADELYVTNDHGSATRVGKIVEDLLDRRIGNIVRWDGKSLEIVESGLSYANGIQGNAEGSMVYVTTTRPRTLRIYERELTGRLRLVREVFLDTLLDNIEIDSDGSLWIGAHPSAWAFLLHAGRLRKYAPSQVLRVTIRGDQVRAEERFRDRGEQISASSVAAPWGPYVLVGSVFDRGFLLCERS; the protein is encoded by the coding sequence ATGCCCGGGAGCGTACGCGATCGTCGCCGCCGATTCCACTGCGACCGGCGCTCCGCCGCGCCGCGCCGACTCCCGCCGCTTCGCCCCCGTGTCGCGTGTCTCGCCGTCCTGCTTCTCTGCGTTTTGGCTTGCCAGGAGGAGACCGAGCACCCTCCGCAAGTTTCACTCGAGCGGGGACCCGAGATCCACGACTGCCGTCGAATCGAACGGATCGAGGGCCAGCAGGGAGAACTCCTCGGCGTGGAAGATATCACGATCGACCCACGGACCGGCTACGCGTACCTCTCCTCCCACGATCGGCGCCACTGGCGCACGCGGGGAGGTATCTACGGCTTCGACCTCTCGAAAAAACCCCTGCCCGACGCCGCCGAGCCTCTCACGCCCGACATGCCGCCGATCTTCCGGCCTCACGGTATCTCGCTGGCCACCGGGAAGAACGGCGACTGGCTTTTCGTCGTCAACCATGCCGGTGACAAGGACCACCGAATCGAGCGCTTCGCCGTGCGCGGAAGGGCGCTCGTCTACGAGCCGCCTGCCGTCGCGGGGCCCGAGCTCACGAGCCCGAACGACGTCTACGCCGTCGACGCCGACGAGCTCTACGTGACCAACGACCACGGCAGCGCGACTCGGGTGGGGAAGATCGTGGAAGACCTCCTCGACCGGCGGATCGGGAACATCGTGCGCTGGGACGGAAAGTCGCTCGAGATCGTCGAGTCGGGCCTTTCCTACGCGAACGGCATCCAGGGCAATGCCGAGGGGTCCATGGTGTACGTCACCACGACGAGACCCAGAACGCTCCGAATCTACGAGCGCGAGCTCACGGGTCGACTCCGTCTCGTGCGCGAGGTTTTTCTGGATACGCTCCTCGACAACATCGAGATCGACAGCGACGGAAGCCTCTGGATCGGGGCCCACCCGAGTGCCTGGGCGTTTCTGCTCCACGCCGGAAGGCTCCGGAAGTACGCTCCGTCGCAGGTCCTGCGTGTCACGATCCGCGGGGACCAGGTGCGAGCCGAAGAACGCTTCCGGGACCGGGGCGAGCAGATTTCCGCCTCGAGCGTCGCCGCGCCCTGGGGCCCCTACGTTCTCGTGGGCAGCGTCTTCGACCGGGGGTTCCTCCTCTGCGAACGTTCGTAA
- a CDS encoding HIT family protein: protein MFCRIVRGEAQAYRVYEDADTMAFMDLYPVTDGHTLVVTKPHFENLFEASAEALAAVARTAKRVAHALREVLEPAGLMVFQLNGSAAGQTVFHYHMHLLPRSPGEPLALHSRVQGKPERLQELSARLSAALAGT from the coding sequence GTGTTTTGTAGAATCGTTCGGGGAGAAGCGCAAGCGTACCGGGTCTACGAGGACGCCGACACCATGGCGTTCATGGATCTCTATCCGGTGACGGACGGGCACACGCTCGTGGTCACGAAGCCCCACTTCGAGAACCTTTTCGAGGCTTCTGCCGAAGCCCTCGCCGCCGTGGCACGGACGGCGAAGAGGGTCGCGCACGCGCTCCGCGAGGTGCTCGAGCCGGCGGGCCTCATGGTGTTCCAGCTCAACGGAAGTGCGGCGGGCCAGACGGTGTTCCACTACCACATGCACCTGCTTCCGAGGTCGCCCGGCGAACCACTGGCTCTTCACAGCCGCGTGCAGGGTAAGCCCGAGCGACTCCAGGAACTTTCGGCGAGGCTCTCCGCCGCCCTGGCCGGAACCTGA